A part of Pectinatus sottacetonis genomic DNA contains:
- the tnpB gene encoding IS66 family insertion sequence element accessory protein TnpB, translating to MLGDISSVEHIYIACGHTDMRKSIDGLCCLVQQKYDTAGSFNEKTHNNIRRRKPAS from the coding sequence ATGCTCGGTGACATATCTTCAGTAGAACATATTTATATAGCCTGTGGTCATACGGATATGCGAAAGTCAATAGATGGCCTTTGCTGTTTAGTACAGCAAAAATATGACACAGCTGGAAGCTTCAATGAAAAAACGCATAACAACATTAGAAGAAGAAAACCTGCGTCTTAA
- a CDS encoding nucleotidyl transferase AbiEii/AbiGii toxin family protein — translation MENSKKLLNYAINILEEGSVSSNNWSIGGGTILANTYNHRMSKDIDVFLDDVQQLSSLSPRFNNKSEDALDYDEMSQYISLTFPEGKVDFIAGPQITDFPAQKQQFLGREVRLDDPVEIVSKKIYFRGNQVLPRDVFDLAVVYNSDRRQDLIKVAFAMPDKMNTFIDAFTRQMQNSDFEPYSITNHDMLLPGGKSLQGREFSICQQFIQKIQVKLNRPQNLKKSVK, via the coding sequence ATGGAGAATTCTAAGAAACTATTAAACTATGCAATTAATATACTGGAAGAAGGATCTGTTTCTTCAAATAATTGGTCAATAGGTGGAGGTACAATTTTAGCTAACACCTATAATCACCGTATGAGTAAGGATATTGATGTTTTCTTGGATGATGTGCAGCAACTATCAAGCTTATCACCGCGATTCAATAATAAAAGTGAAGATGCTTTGGATTATGACGAAATGAGTCAATATATTTCTTTGACTTTTCCAGAGGGCAAGGTTGATTTTATTGCTGGACCACAAATAACAGACTTCCCGGCTCAAAAGCAACAGTTTTTAGGTCGAGAAGTTCGCTTAGATGATCCGGTTGAGATTGTCAGTAAAAAAATATATTTCCGTGGAAATCAAGTTCTACCACGTGATGTATTTGATCTTGCTGTAGTATATAACAGTGACCGTAGGCAGGATTTAATTAAAGTCGCTTTTGCCATGCCAGATAAGATGAATACTTTTATCGATGCATTTACCAGGCAAATGCAAAATTCAGATTTTGAGCCATACAGTATAACTAATCATGACATGCTGCTTCCTGGTGGCAAATCGTTGCAAGGTAGGGAATTCAGTATCTGTCAGCAATTCATTCAGAAGATACAAGTTAAACTGAACAGGCCTCAGAATCTGAAAAAAAGTGTAAAATAA
- the ltrA gene encoding group II intron reverse transcriptase/maturase: MQRKQKTNKMDCPCKGMLETDSSKGAQSMTSLGTATKNRVNLLEIILSPANLNEAYLRVKRKKGAAGVDGMKVDEMYGWLKEHKEEFLESLKNGKYKPQPVRRVEIPKLDGGKRKLGIPTVLDRVIQQAIMQVLQPIFEQTFSDNSYGFRPGKSAHLAIKQAEAYYKEGYTKIVDLDLAQYFDTVNHDMLINMLREEIQDERAIALIRKYLKSGVMEGGIISPTMAGTPQGGNLSPLLSNIYLTKFDKLLESRGHKFVRYADDCNIYVKTPRAAKRVMESCINYLEGKLKLKVNRKKSKIGSPLREKFLGFSLHKVVGKIGIRPHQNVIWKFKQKVKEITGRSRGRSIESILLELKNYTIGWLNYFSISDMRSRIQDLNQWIRRRLRMYLWKQWKKISARFKNLNRLGLYKGKAWEYANTRLGYWRIANSPILGKTLTDKYLESLGYMNIAKKYEMFHSR, from the coding sequence ATGCAAAGAAAGCAGAAAACCAATAAAATGGACTGCCCTTGTAAGGGTATGTTGGAAACAGATAGTAGCAAGGGAGCGCAGAGCATGACATCGCTGGGAACTGCAACAAAGAACCGTGTGAACCTGTTAGAAATAATCCTAAGTCCGGCAAATCTCAATGAAGCCTATCTCAGGGTAAAGCGAAAGAAAGGCGCAGCCGGAGTAGATGGCATGAAAGTTGACGAAATGTACGGATGGTTAAAAGAACATAAGGAAGAATTCCTTGAATCGCTAAAGAACGGGAAATATAAACCACAGCCGGTACGGCGGGTAGAAATACCTAAGCTAGACGGAGGGAAAAGAAAGCTTGGCATACCAACAGTACTGGACAGAGTAATACAACAAGCAATAATGCAGGTACTACAGCCAATTTTCGAACAGACATTCTCAGACAACAGTTATGGATTCAGACCGGGAAAGAGTGCGCACCTGGCCATAAAACAGGCGGAAGCCTATTATAAAGAAGGATACACTAAAATAGTGGACCTTGACCTTGCACAGTACTTTGACACGGTAAATCATGACATGCTCATAAACATGCTCCGAGAAGAAATACAGGATGAGCGCGCAATAGCACTCATCCGAAAATATTTAAAGAGCGGAGTAATGGAAGGCGGAATAATAAGCCCGACAATGGCAGGAACGCCGCAGGGAGGAAACCTGTCACCATTACTGTCTAACATCTATCTTACAAAATTTGACAAACTGCTAGAAAGCAGGGGACATAAATTTGTAAGATACGCCGATGACTGTAACATCTATGTAAAAACGCCAAGAGCGGCAAAACGTGTAATGGAGAGCTGTATAAACTATCTTGAAGGAAAACTGAAACTAAAAGTCAACCGGAAGAAAAGTAAAATAGGCAGCCCATTGCGGGAAAAGTTTTTAGGATTTTCTCTGCACAAAGTAGTAGGGAAAATAGGAATCAGGCCACACCAAAATGTAATCTGGAAATTCAAGCAAAAGGTGAAAGAAATAACCGGCCGCAGTCGCGGCCGGTCAATAGAAAGCATCTTGCTTGAATTAAAAAATTATACAATAGGCTGGCTTAATTACTTTTCCATAAGCGATATGCGCAGCAGAATACAAGATTTAAACCAGTGGATTAGGCGTAGATTGAGAATGTATCTGTGGAAACAGTGGAAGAAAATTTCCGCGAGATTTAAAAATCTGAATCGATTAGGATTGTACAAAGGCAAGGCGTGGGAGTATGCCAATACAAGACTGGGGTACTGGCGCATCGCAAACAGTCCAATATTAGGCAAAACACTAACAGATAAATATCTTGAGTCGCTTGGTTATATGAATATAGCCAAGAAATATGAGATGTTTCATTCACGTTAA
- a CDS encoding transposase domain-containing protein, with product METCKANKIDAYKYLEYIFKNIPNQPIIQNPELIENYLPWSDEIKNNCSQ from the coding sequence ATAGAAACTTGTAAGGCAAATAAAATAGATGCTTATAAATATCTTGAATATATATTTAAAAACATACCTAACCAGCCAATTATTCAGAATCCTGAGCTGATAGAAAATTATCTGCCATGGAGTGACGAAATAAAAAATAACTGTAGTCAATAA
- the tnpA gene encoding IS66 family insertion sequence element accessory protein TnpA, translating to MQQWRKYLKERAGSNLTVKSFCEKYGLNVKSYYYWQKLIRNEAGKSLAGAIVPINISASLKSAAVPTKITIRYGNFCLETQDNIHPQYLEETLMLFIKMEQKYAR from the coding sequence TTGCAGCAATGGCGGAAGTATTTGAAAGAGCGAGCGGGCAGCAATCTTACAGTAAAATCTTTTTGTGAAAAGTATGGTTTAAACGTAAAAAGTTATTATTATTGGCAGAAATTAATCCGTAATGAAGCAGGTAAGTCTTTAGCAGGTGCTATTGTTCCTATTAATATTTCCGCCTCATTAAAATCAGCAGCTGTTCCAACAAAAATCACCATTCGTTATGGTAATTTTTGCTTGGAAACACAGGATAATATACATCCTCAATATCTAGAAGAAACGCTGATGTTATTTATAAAAATGGAACAGAAGTATGCTCGGTGA